The DNA window TTCCTTCGATAACCTTTGAACTTTTTCTAAAAACATTATTGAAAAAGTTATCGAGTTTGAGATGAACTTTTTCCTTGTTACTattggaaaaaaagaaaaattgaaaagaaaaaaattatgacATGGAAAATGAGTCAATAATGAGAAAGATAGACCACTATATAACATTTGATTCTTAaccaatgaaaataaaaataaaaactatttgtagttcaattattttcaaatatttgataGACAAACACCTCAAGTATGTTGAGACATATGACTCTTTTTAAatctatataaaatataaataattcctATCTAAAACAAGTTAGAGGTTGGATGTAGTATAATTTATGACTTTCTATCCTCCTTAACGTGGAGGTGAGACATCAAACTCATGATATTAAACAAACACTTCTTGCAAGACAAGACAACCCTTGTTTCAAtgaatttctttattttatgagaTTTTCCAATTTACTAACAATTTGATTTAGTTTTGATAACCACATAACTGAATTGTGGACTACCAATGAAGTGTATGTGATTGTTCATGAATATGAAAATTCAATATAACATATTGAAGGAATCGGAAAATGGATTGAACTTCAATTGATTATTTGCTCAACTTTCAGATATCTAGGCCGGTGTAATTTAGAGCCAAATAATTCCATATTgcctatattaaaaaaaattatagaaaataagaaatgaaagaaaaaaggaaaaaagaatgaacaaattaaaaaagaaattaaaaaatttctACCGAAAAAagtataatgaaaaaaattaagaaattaaaatagttAATGGGAATACAACGACGGTGTAAATAGTTTTACACCGTCTGTGAATTATAACTGTCAGATTTTAAGttatgtttgacttttattttaattatatataaaataataattatgaatggTTATGATGGAATGACggtgtaaaactttttacattGACAGTGCATAACCATTAATCCCTTCTAAGAATTTAATGGGAGTACATCGACGGTGTAAAGTAGTTTTATACCGTCAGTGAATTATAACCGTCGAATTTTAAGttatgtttgacttttattttaattatatataaaataataattatgaatggTTATGATggaatgacagtgtaaaactttttgcaCTGACAGTGCATAACCATTAATCCCTTCTAAGAATTTAATGGGAATACACCGACGGTGTAAAGTAATGAATTATAACCGTCGGATTTTAAGtcatgtttgacttttattttaattatatataaaataataattatgaatggTTATGattgaatgacagtgtaaaactttttacacgGTTGGTGCATTACCATTAATCTAAAATTCAAAGGGCTTTGAATGagttttagttttttcttttttaaaactattttgtaaattaatttttttaaaaggttttaaagaaaaaaataaaagaaaatatatttggcaattctaattttaaaaactattttaaaagtaCAATATTACAAATTTGTCACTAATGAATAGTGTATCAATTTTCATTGTTTTTTCCTCTCtacaattttcaaaattaaaaatcaaaatctttaaaataaatccattttaatttttaaaacccTCAAATagctttcaaaaataattttgtaaaattagactactttattatttttaaattttaaaaattaaaaaactgttttacaaaatcaaatcaatcaGACCCAAAATacatagttatttatttttttggttgtTAAAAATAAATCGAATTAGATATgttaaaacaaatttatgcaaTATAAACATATGAGAGACAACATTTTTGACTTCTTATAACCTattcaaaatgaaaataaaaagaaaataacataaatataagaATCAAAATGAGAAGCTTTTTCGATTTTTTGATACAAAATAAGAATGAAGCCAaggtaaaaaaaagaaaaaagagagaatAATATAAGAGAAAGAAAAATGCAACATAATGAATGGAGGAGATAGATCAGGTTGCATAGATGGTGGTGGTAGATTCCGGAAGTGACAGAGACCTATGATTTTAATGTCGCAGCCCGTCCAGCGTATTGTTCGTGTCGGTTCGCATGTTACGGTTTGTGcatgattttgttttgaatttaacaatataatattagttttttatttcATATGTAGTCAAAACTTAAATAAATTCTCAATGATATGATGtgtatatttataattttgaaaGGTTATTATTCAAGGCTATTCTTTTTACTGCATATATTTTTGAGCAAACAATTttgtaagattttttttttatccacctccctatggggtcactccCAGCGAAAAACTCATTTTatcccgcttcggaaatgcattttcgaaatttttttttttcaaaattttttcagacttcggaagtgcatttccgaaaaaatcccaaaaattgggattttgactcattcggagatacatttccgaaacaacaaaaaaaaatctaaaaaaatcccaaaaattaattttaggatattaattaacacatatcataaatttcatataatttatgattaatgaataataattatatattttgatataatttatgagttatgattttaaaatttaaaataattttaattaaaaaattaaaataagttcacttacaaaataagttataattttttatttatatatttataataattgttatatatttataaaaaaaaattaaaaaatgagtgttttaatttatatatttatataataattataataattattctatatttataaaatttattatatattatatatttatatactaattataaaaattaaaaaaatgagtgttttaatttataataattattatatatttatatatttatataataattattatatatttatatattatatatttatatatttcacttacaaaattaataattatgattatatatttatatatttctattctgattcataattaaaaatgagttataattttttatttagtttaaaaaatttaaaaaaagattttgtcttaattttatttaatgaataaattttatacttaattttatataattcaaaatttacttatgaaattaagatgtttttgatttatataagttagtaaaataatttttaactttaaaattatttaggaaattttgattcaacttaattttattgatttaccttcattttattgattcactttcattttatacctattaattgtattgattcaccttgattttattttttttaataattattgaattatttGGGAAGTGTATATCGGAAACATTTCAacaccaatttggtcttggaatatttcggttatgcatctccgaaaacacctccctctcccaaaaaggggtgttttcggaaatgcatccccgaaaactcaaaaaagggggtgttttcggaaatgcatctccgaaaacactttttttgtgttttcggaagtgcatttccgaaaatacttttttttttcaataaaagtacgttttcggaaatgcatttccgaaataaggggtattttgggaAATTCGCCAGAGGTGGGTAAgaagttaggaggtgggtaaagaaattttcttttgtaATAGTTACCATCCTATTTTGCTCTTGTTTAGCGAAGCAATAGTGTTGCAGTAATAGTAAACTTACTTCAATATCGTAACAAATGTCTATATTTTAAAGCGAGATTTAGTTTGCAAGCAtgctaattttattattataatatttttaaaattgttacTTCGTGATGCATTCATCACTCTAATccatttcatttattttgtttataaagaCAATAAAATTAGAAATATCTGAATTTGAAAATACCACTGATATTAATAAATTGATATTAATAAATTGATATTAATAAATATGAAGTGAAATTTGAGATAATGAACACTTGAAGttattctattttaaaaaccttaacatAAAACTAACTATCAATTCTTGTTCCTACATTTGTTCTTTGACAagctttttaaaaaattgtttaaaaaataaatcaaaaatctAATTgagatgtaaaaaaaaaaaaaacttattaaatgtttaaaaaaaaaataaataataataataggagGGTAAGTCTGTCGCCTGCCAACTTGACGGGTCAAGCTAGATTTTTAAGCTCAATTTTACTTGGAAGATTTGTCCGCTCTAACTTTTTTTAACGGACTTAAGACAGGACATACAGTCTGTTTTGCCACCCTTAATAAAACTATGTTCTAAAGTTTTTATCAAAAGTCGTGTTTTTATTCTACTAAATATCTCAATATCTTTTTTAAGATTTCCCTTCAAACTTTTTTAGGTCTTTCTACACTCTATtagtttgactttttttttttgtgatctaTTATTTTTCCTACTTAACTTACAAGTCTTTTCTCTATATGTTTAAATCATTCAAATTTATTTCTACTATCATTTCTACATAATGATACTTATAATTTCGAAAATAAATACTATCCCAACACTTTTTTATTGTCTAATCTCATGTTTAAATCATTCAAATTTATTTCTACTATCATTTCTACATAATGATACTATATGTTATCTCAAGACTCTAATATTATAATTTCGAAAATAAATACTATCCCAACACTTTTTTATTGTCTAATCTCACCCCACAACGTAACATTATCGCATTTAACCTACTTCATGTGTTTTTGTGTTGTTCTTTACCGTTGAACATTCGGGAAAGGATTACTTACCTTTACTATTTTATAACTTTGTTACCTTTggtgtaaaaaaattataattgaatagaataatttattttagtgagagatactccctccgtctcataataagtgtctcatttgcactttttctatgtttcaaaataaatgtctctttagaataccaatgcaacatttattatttttttccactactatacccctatatattaactttcacgtttttcaacaaATCCACTATCTATAGtaaataagggtactttagtaaataatattaactttttcataaaatcaacacatCTAATCTTTTTCTTAAGAATCGCGCAAAGCTTAAATAAGACACTTAttttgagacggagggagtaataatttGTTAAAGAGAGATACACACAAAGGCACCAAAGACATAAAAGTCAAAGGTAGCAAATCCCTCTCCCTGAACATTCTATCCTATTCATTATTGTCAGTCTTAAAATTTTCACTGAGTGGCACTTGATTTCACATAAAACGGTCAGGAAACATGCTAGTTGTGTCATGACAGATTAGGGCATCATTAACtagcaaaaaaataataatttccttAATTTAGTTTAGTGTCAACCTAATGAAAAGGAAAGGTGTATTGTATGTCCAAAACTACCACCACAAAAGCCGCAAGTAATATTATAAGAAACGAGATTTTGACGACAATGATAATTTAATTATGATCCTAATCTTTTTTTATTATAGTTTATTGCATCACGATAATcattcaaacataaattataaaaaaaaattagagaatagTTGTCAAATCGTAGCCTTTAAGGTTATCACACGTGTACCCTCATGAGTGAAATTTCAAGTCTATGATGGAAAATTTATACTTATCTACCTGTTAAACTAAATTAGTGAGCTGAGGTTCAATTTTGAAAAGACACAAAATTGACAATAAACAATTTTGGAACATAAGATAAGATGATTGAATTGAAACACACAACTAAAAGAAACAAAGTAAAAAAAATCTGATTAAAAGTCTAAATTATCACATAAATTAAAGAGAACACATGAGAAATCcttgaataaaaaacaaaaacaaaaagaaaaagattacAAAAGATAAAAAAGAAGGGATAAAAATACACCCTTAGACACATAACATACATAATCATAATCATATTCATGCTTATCTACAGTTTGAGGACCCCATTATCATTTTGGCTTCTTTATCCATTCCATTATTCCAAACACATACCAAACACATAGGCCCATTCAGAACGTGGAATTGAAAGCAAGAGgacaaaaccttcaacagggACCAGtagacaacaacaacatcatcaacaactcaTAAACAATAATTGAGGCCAAACATGTTCCATTCATTAAGCATTGCTCCTGAAGGATCCAAGAGCTTTTATTGCTGATCCTCTTAGAATGTATTGGTGGTAGATTGCAGCCACTGCAGCACCAATAAATGGTCCAACCCAATAAATCCACTGCAGaaacatcaacaacaaacaaGCACCAAAATTAATTATAACACTATAAAACCGAATTTTTACTTAGATGATTGATGTATCTGATCTATATATAAATACAATTATTCAATATAAATGCAGATCACTAGAGTTCTCTACAATATTTTTACCTGGTCATCCCAAGCTTTGTCGTTGTTGAAGATAACGGCGGGTCCGAAACTTCTAGCAGGGTTAATACCGGTTCCGGTGACGGGGATTGTTGCCAAGTGAACCATGAACACAGCAAATCCAATGGGAAGAGGTGCCAATACctattataacattaaattaaattaatcaaccaTAAGTAACAAATTGAATTGAGCCTAAAAAAGTGATGAATGAGATACTTACAGGAACATGAGAATCCCTAGCACTTCTTTTAGGGTCAGTAGCAGAGAAAACTGTGTAGACTAGCACAAAGGTACCAATAATCTCAGCACCCAAAGCAGTTCCTTTACTGTAACCATCAGAAACGGTGTTAGCTCCTCCACCATACCTGTTGTAGTATGACTTTTGGAAACCCTTAGCAAGTCCAGCACCACAAATTGCACCTAAACATTGTGCAATTATGTATAGCAATGCCCTTATTAGAGACACCTTGCGTCCCACAAATAGTCCAAATGTCACGGCTGGATTTATGTGTCCTCCTACAATCCATCAATGTTACcaaattaattcttttcaattacAAATATATTTGCACAGGACTTAAACAGGCAACAAGTATTAGAAGAGGGAGAGTGGTCCTGCTGCCACAATTAAATTGAGCCCTTATCTCTTCGATTCGTCTCTTATTATAAATTTTTCAATACCCAACAGTTTTCATTAGATCTACTAAAAGAGAAGCATAAAAATCAACTCTAGTTACCAAATCAGTGGAAATCATCGATTAATTTTCAAGTAATCATAACTAACTTGTAACTGCCTTAACAATTTTCAAGTAATCATAACAAACTTGAAACAACCTTAACAATTTTCAAGTAATCATAACAAATTTGTAACTGCCTTAACATTTTTCAAGTAATCATAACTAACTTGTAACTAACTCAACAAATTTCAACTAATCATAACAAACTTGTAACTAATTTTGAACAAAATTAAAGAGAGAACGATTTCATACCAGAGATACCGGCGGTGCAGTAAACAAGGACGAAGATCATACCACCAAAAGCCCAAGCAATACCCAAAAGCCCAACACCATCACACTCAGTGTTACCAGTAATACTGGTATCAGATTGTCTTTTGTAACCAATAATAGTCAAAACAGTGatgtaaagaaaaagaagagtTGCTACAAACTCTGCTATAACAGCTCTGTACAAAGACCATTTTTTGAACTCCGCTGCGTCAAAAAGTGGTGCTGGTGGTGGATCTTGGTAATCCTTTGCTGAGAATTCAGCACCTTGTTCTTGAACCTCAACATCTTTAcccatattttttttttgtgttgtgtGTGTTATCTAGTAGTTAATGGATGTGTGGTGTTTGAGTGGAAACATGGTATTTATGGATTcaataaaattgaattttgaattatattattAGAAATTGTTTTGTTTGTACGTGTTGTATGAACAATGACATTATTATATTATTGCCGACCTTTATTAGCTTGATTTCGCTTGCATGGTCCCACCCACTCTGCTGCTACTATCCGGCCCTACCTTCCAACGACTCTATAATCTATATCACTCCTTTTTTGGGTCCACTCTTGTTTTTTCTCACTACATTACtctaatatttttgaaattcaaataaaaataactcTTTGTTAAAACAATACAATAACAAGTTCGGTTAAATCAGTTGATAGTTGTGCAGAGACATTTGACTGTAAGGATGGAGAGTCTAATTCATCACTAAACTATTTGACAAACGGTAATAACTGTTGTAATTATTTGAATGCTTTACAAACTCGGTGTTGGAATATGCATATGTGACTATGATTTGTAGGTATAACGTAAAGAAAATTGTGACAATAACGTGGTGGAATTTTCTAGCATTATCCATGGCTGTGGTTGAGAAATGATAAGTATAAAAAATTGGAGGTATAAAAAAGCATGCAGAATATATTATACTGGCAATGGAAGAATACTATCAATCATTGTTTTCAGTATTAAGTTATTGTTGATGTGATTAAAATAAGAGGAGAAGTAGTTGTCACTTTTGTTCCATGACAGGCTTGCCAGATGAACTTATCTGGACATGGCTAAATTATTATCAAATAGTCCTTTTTTTTTAGGGGAAATAGTATCAAATAGCTAAGAGGTACAAGACAAATAGGATTGAAACCACAGATTAAATTCATacagtttctttatcattttgAGTTTAGCAAAGTTTTAATATAACTGGCTCAATTTAACAGCCCAAGAAGAACCTCCTAATTGAAGCATCACGTAGTACTATGGTTCTAGTTCTCATCTTAATAGTTAATAGTTGATATGCATTCAACAATCATCTGAAATTTAAGTTGAATCAACTCAGATGATTTTCTCGGTCACTTTATACTTTTATATAAGTGTTACTTTCAGCTACGATAATATTCACCTATTTACAGATACTATCTCTGATCACGGGGACTAAAACCACCGCATCAGAAGTATATTTACGGTAGTTATCAGATTAATCATTAAAATGTTGTATTCTAATCATAAATTCATAACCACTTTAAAAGTTACATAAATAATTAGATATAATGGACTAATTAAGTATAACTTTTGATACTGacattaaaaattaaactctTACAGCTGGTTTTATGGCTTCCTGTGTCAACTTTATATATTACTGCATCTATTTGTACTTCAATATTCCAACACgtttaaaagagaagaagaaaaagtttaaaccataaaacaagaaatattttaagttttatgctgttttgtttatatatttttcagTTGTTTTATTGATCATAGACTTTTAACTTTGTTCTATTCCACAAAATCTGGTCATCAGTGATGTATACcatttaattatgattattgaAAAAGTATTTGTGTATAATGTTACGTGTCTATTGAGACTACAATAAGGTATTTATATTTATAGCAATGATATACAATAGATAATAATTATTGATTGTAACGGTAATTGATACACCTTAATTACAATTGATTTTTAACACTTTTCCTTAAGTTGAATCATATATGTCATATGAGTCAAATTTGTGATAACGGTAATTTATTCGAGAACTTCTAAGAGATTTAGTAAACATATCAGTCAATTGGTTCCGAAAATACCTTGTCCCTTACATAATGACACTTTATTTCTATGTGCTTGatctgtttatgaaaaacaagaTTAGATGCAATGTGGAGTGCCGCTTGATTGTCGCGTATGAGGTTTATGGCCTGAAAATCTCCCAACCTAAGCTCTCAGAGTAAATTTTTAAGTCATGCAAGCTCCTTTGAGGTTGCTATCATAACACGATATTCTGCTTCAATACTAGATAGTgcaactatttttttttcttgtttctcCATGAGATCATATTACCTCCAATAAGAACACAACATCCAAAAGTGGATTTCCTATCTAATAGTGATCTGGCCCAGTTTGTatctaaataaaaaatgtttttagcATCATCGTTATCTTCATACAATAACCCTCTTCCTAATGCATTCTTTATATATCTAAGAATCTGAATGATTGCATCACAATAACTATCACAAAGAGCGTTCAGAAATTGGCTCACAATGCTCACCGCAAATGTAATATCTGGTCTGGTGACTGTAAGATAGTTGAGTTTGCACACAAGTCGTTGATATCTTCTCAGGTCTTTCAATGGCTCCACCTAACCTAGAAGAAGCTTGACGTTGGAATCCATATGAGTATCAATAGGACGACAATCAAGAATACTAGTTTCGCTGAGGATTCTAATGCATACTTGTGTTGGTTGATTGCAATGTCTGATAAGGATTAGGCAATGCCTATGAAGTATCTAAGTGGACCCAAGTCTTGTGTATGAACTTTTTTGAAAAATGAGTTTTTAGATGCTAGATACCCTTTTTTACCATCCCTAGTGTTAaaaatgtcatcaacatagaccacAAGAAAGATTCGTCAATCAGTGAAGGAATGAAGGAAGAAAACAAAGTGATCTGCTTTACGTCTAGTCCTACCAAATTGTATCAAGACAGATCTGAAGCGACCAAACCAAGCACGTGGGGACAGTTTCAGCCCATAAAGAGAATGACGAAGCCGACAAACAAATCTAGAATTACCAGGAACAATAAAACTTGGAGGTTGATCCATATAAACTTCTTCCTCTAACACTCagtgtaaaaattaatttttaatgttcAACTGATGAAGCGACCAATGATGAATTTTAGCCATTGTAAGAAAGATGAGGACTGAACTGAGCTTGGCCACCGGAGAAAAAGTGTCATCATAATCAAGACCAAATATTTGTGAGTATCCTTTCGCTACCAAACGGGCTTTAAAACAATCGATTTGACCATTTGGTCCAACTTTCATTGTATAAACCCATCGACATCCCACTCTAGTTTTGTCTGAAGGTAGAGTAATAATATCCCAAGTGTTATTTGAATGCACTATCACATGAGGCCAATTGGGATCAGTCATAACTTCacctatatatttacaaatagaCACAAAATGCATAAGAGAAACAAAAAAGACATAGGAATTAGAAAAACaatcataatttaaaatacaaacatATTTAGGATTATGATGATGAGACCGAATATCTATTCGGAATAATATTGGAAGGTCAAGTTTTTGTGACGTAACTAGAGGAGTTGTTGGAGAAGGAGATGGGGTTGGTGGATCAATATCATCTCTTACCTCCAATAGACGGCAAGTTCATCGCTGATAGACCTACAATGGATGTAGGGATAGTATAAGGGATATCTTGAACATATGAAGTGTGATTCTTATAAGGTAACACTAAGGCAGAGAAGAATGGGAAGTTTCAAAGAATGAGACATTGGAGGAAACAATGCATTGTTGAATTTGgggacaaaaacaacaacatcattttTGTATCAATGGGGTTTAGTTGCACATCCCTAGGGGGAGTTGGTTGCATGTCTTTATCATATGTGGGGGGGGAGCATCCCCGATATGgttattttgttgcttgtctGATCACTTTCAATTGTTATTAGTTATTGAGTCTCCCTCATGATTGAACATCTCTTAAATTAAGTTTGAAATCAATTCGTTATCATTATAGCATGCATAAAACAATAGTTATATTTGAATTTGATCAATATGTCTTTAGCCAATTGCATGAGTTTGTGGAATAAAAACTATATGGGTTTGATTCAAGTTAAGTGCAAAGAATAATCTCAAAGTACCTTTAAAATCtttaagaaaattgagtttttaagTGTTTGATTTGAATCGATCAAATACACTCTCAATTTGATTCGAATTAAATCCAATAGAGGTGaacaaaaattcaaaaccatTTGATTTGAATCAGGATTTACACATGATTCTAATCAGACAAATTTCTGTCACCTCTTTCCAATTTGATTCGAAACACAATTTGcacatgattcaaatcacacGGTTTTGCAGTCTTTTTCAAAGGGCCTGAAGCATTTGATTCGAATAAGATTTTTACGTGATTCAAATCACGGGGTCCTGATTTGAATCACTCATTGcacttgatttgaatcaattGAAAAATGGGTCAAAAATCTGAAGTGTTTTTATTCCATTCACTTGCTCACTTGACTCATTATATGCATTATTCTTTGTTCGAATCTAATCAACTTTTACCACTCATTGTTAAACTCAAGCACATATAAAACCTTTTATCAACACTTTTTCATGTGTGCAATTTCATATTGATATgtgaattattttgaaataaaatctcTCACTTTGAAAAGTTCAAATTTATTGCACTTgcat is part of the Vicia villosa cultivar HV-30 ecotype Madison, WI linkage group LG2, Vvil1.0, whole genome shotgun sequence genome and encodes:
- the LOC131653834 gene encoding aquaporin PIP2-7, coding for MGKDVEVQEQGAEFSAKDYQDPPPAPLFDAAEFKKWSLYRAVIAEFVATLLFLYITVLTIIGYKRQSDTSITGNTECDGVGLLGIAWAFGGMIFVLVYCTAGISGGHINPAVTFGLFVGRKVSLIRALLYIIAQCLGAICGAGLAKGFQKSYYNRYGGGANTVSDGYSKGTALGAEIIGTFVLVYTVFSATDPKRSARDSHVPVLAPLPIGFAVFMVHLATIPVTGTGINPARSFGPAVIFNNDKAWDDQWIYWVGPFIGAAVAAIYHQYILRGSAIKALGSFRSNA